The Ziziphus jujuba cultivar Dongzao chromosome 7, ASM3175591v1 genome includes a region encoding these proteins:
- the LOC107425648 gene encoding ras-related protein RABC1, translating to MESAEFDYLFKMLMIGDSGVGKSSLLLSFTSETFEDLSPTIGVDFKVKFVDIGGKKLKLAIWDTAGQERFRTLTSSYYRGAQGIILVYDVTRRETFTNLSEVWAKEIDLYSTNQDCIKMLVGNKVDKESDRVVTKKEGINFAREYGCLFIECSAKTRVNVQQCFEELVLKILDTPSLLSEGSRGVKKNIFKENKPQSITANSSCC from the exons ATGGAATCAGCGGAGTTCGATTACTTGTTCAAGATGTTGATGATTGGGGACTCGGGTGTGGGCAAGAGCAGTCTCCTCCTCAGCTTCACTTCCGAAACCTTTGAAGACCTTTCTCCTACCATTG GTGTTGATTTTAAGGTGAAATTTGTTGATATTGGAGGGAAAAAACTGAAGCTTGCAATTTGGGATACGG CTGGTCAGGAGAGATTTAGGACATTGACAAGTTCGTATTACAGAGGTGCACAAGGAATCATTTTGG TTTATGATGTAACACGTCGTGAAACATTTACAAACCTCTCTGAAGTTTGGGCCAAGGAGATAGACCTCTATTCAACAAATCAAGACTGCATTAAGATGCTTGTAGGGAACAAAGTGGATAAG GAAAGTGACAGGGTTGTAACAAAGAAAGAGGGAATAAACTTTGCTAGAGAATATGGTTGCCTTTTTATCGAATGCAGTGCTAAAACTCGAGTTAATGTACAGCAGTGCTTTGAAGAACTTGTTTTAAAG ATTCTGGATACTCCCAGCCTCTTATCTGAGGGCTCTAGGGGGGTGAAGAAGAACATCTTTAAAGAGAACAAGCCGCAGTCAATCACAGCCAATAGCAGTTGTTGCTGA
- the LOC107425653 gene encoding uncharacterized protein LOC107425653, producing MGTCKAPIFNLFSSSLFSSRSKLREHPKPISRPPLTNRRLLLFSLPVSTLLLNNSLQPSSCCALESFDPVSPTDRKASLATSQRISEALGLLDKGRELQAQGDFDQALYCFSQVIEKYKDFAFSEYARVGRALALYEVGDKEEAIAELEDVSISLKGYPEVHAALAAALYEDKHAPLLAENQFTIAVLLDPHYSDLSYVKETKHWPPSLIISLRNFITLS from the exons ATGGGAACATGTAAAGCACCCATTTTTAATCTCTTTagttcttctcttttttcttcacGTTCAAAACTTAGAGAACACCCAAAACCCATTTCCAGACCTCCATTAACGAACAGACGCCTTCTCCTCTTCTCTCTCCCTGTTAGCACTCTTCTGCTTAACAACTCTTTGCAACCCAGTTCTTGTTGTGCTCTTGAAAGCTTCGACCCTGTGAGCCCCACCGATAGAAAAGCAAGTCTTGCCACTTCTCAGAGAATTTCAGAAGCCTTGGGGTTGTTGGACAAAGGGAGAGAATTGCAAGCTCAAGGAGACTTTGACCAGGCTCTTTACTGTTTTTCTCAG GTAATTGAAAAGTACAAAGATTTCGCTTTCTCCGAGTATGCAAGGGTGGGAAGGGCATTGGCTTTGTACGAAGTCGGTGACAAGGAAGAAGCGATTGCAGAACTGGAGGATGTTTCCATATCTTTGAAGGGATATCCAG AAGTACATGCAGCTTTAGCAGCAGCCTTATACGAGGATAAACATGCTCCTTTACTTGCAGAAAACCAATTCACAATTGCAGTTCTACTTGATCCTCACTATTCAGACCTCTCATATGTAAAGGAAACAAAGCATTGGCCTCCTAGTTTGATTATTTCCTTGCGAAATTTCATCACACTTTCCTAG